One window of the Roseovarius sp. THAF9 genome contains the following:
- a CDS encoding ASKHA domain-containing protein — protein MNETDPLVVFTPSGKRGRFPKGTPVLTAARQLGVDLDSVCGGRGICSKCQITPGYGEFSKHGVTVHQDALSEWNAVEERYDQKRGLKAGRRLGCQAQVMGDIVIDVPPESQVHKQVVRKAASARVIQMDPATRLYFVEVDEPDMHEPTGDLERLERALREQWEIDEITADLTLLSKLQPVLRKGKFRVTVALHQSHLESVPQVIEIWPGLHESGLYGLAIDLGSTTVAAHLTDLESGEVKASSGIMNPQIRFGEDLMSRVSYAMMNPGGDQEMTRAVREAINTLAEEIAKEAEIDPSLIVETVFVCNPVMHHLLLGIDPVELGQAPFALATSDSMALEARELDLSAINTRARVYLLPCIAGHVGADCAAVALSEEPGKSDDLALIVDVGTNAEILLGDKSRVLACSSPTGPAFEGAQISSGQRAAPGAIEAIRIDPETKEPRFRVIGSEKWSNEAGFAEEVGPGGITGICGSGIIEAVAELRMAGLMDESGLIGSAEATGTARMVAEGRTHSYLIYDATDEGGPRITVTQGDIRAIQLAKSALYAGARLLMDERGVDKVDRVVLAGAFGAHISAKHAMVLGMIPDVPLDKVTSAGNAAGTGARIALCNVGARREIERVVREITKVETAIEPKFQEHFVAANAIPHKTDPFPELAKVAPLPNPSFNTGGAEDGARRRRRRG, from the coding sequence ATGAACGAGACCGATCCACTGGTGGTTTTCACGCCTTCGGGCAAGCGCGGGCGGTTTCCGAAAGGCACGCCGGTGCTGACCGCGGCGCGGCAGTTGGGTGTTGATCTGGACTCGGTCTGTGGCGGGCGGGGCATTTGTTCCAAGTGCCAGATAACGCCCGGCTATGGCGAGTTTTCCAAGCATGGCGTGACCGTGCATCAGGACGCGCTGTCGGAGTGGAACGCGGTCGAGGAGCGCTATGACCAGAAGCGCGGCCTGAAGGCCGGGCGGCGGCTGGGCTGCCAGGCGCAGGTGATGGGCGACATCGTGATCGACGTGCCGCCGGAAAGCCAGGTGCACAAGCAGGTGGTGCGCAAGGCGGCCTCGGCCCGGGTGATCCAGATGGACCCGGCGACGCGGCTTTATTTCGTCGAGGTGGACGAGCCGGACATGCACGAGCCCACGGGCGATCTGGAGCGGCTGGAACGGGCGTTGCGCGAGCAATGGGAGATCGACGAGATCACCGCCGACCTGACCCTGCTGTCGAAGTTGCAGCCTGTGCTGCGCAAGGGCAAGTTCCGGGTGACCGTGGCGCTGCACCAGTCACACCTTGAGAGCGTGCCGCAGGTGATCGAGATCTGGCCGGGACTGCATGAAAGCGGGCTTTACGGGCTGGCGATCGACCTTGGTTCCACCACGGTTGCGGCGCATCTGACCGATCTTGAAAGCGGCGAGGTCAAGGCCAGTTCCGGCATCATGAATCCGCAGATCCGGTTCGGCGAGGACCTGATGAGCCGGGTGAGCTATGCGATGATGAACCCCGGCGGCGACCAGGAAATGACCCGTGCGGTGCGCGAGGCGATCAACACGCTGGCAGAGGAAATCGCCAAGGAAGCCGAGATCGATCCGAGCCTGATCGTGGAGACGGTGTTTGTCTGCAACCCGGTGATGCACCACCTTCTGCTGGGGATCGACCCGGTGGAGCTAGGGCAGGCGCCGTTCGCTCTGGCCACGTCCGACAGCATGGCGCTGGAGGCTCGGGAACTGGACCTGTCGGCGATCAACACCCGGGCGCGGGTTTACCTGCTGCCCTGCATTGCGGGGCATGTGGGCGCGGATTGTGCCGCTGTGGCGTTGAGCGAGGAGCCGGGCAAATCCGACGACCTGGCGCTGATCGTGGATGTGGGCACGAATGCCGAGATCCTTTTGGGCGACAAGAGCCGGGTTCTGGCCTGCTCCTCGCCCACCGGACCGGCCTTTGAGGGGGCGCAGATTTCCAGCGGGCAGCGGGCGGCGCCCGGCGCGATCGAGGCCATCCGGATCGACCCCGAGACAAAAGAGCCGCGGTTCCGCGTGATCGGCTCGGAGAAGTGGTCGAATGAGGCGGGCTTTGCCGAAGAGGTGGGGCCGGGCGGCATCACCGGCATCTGCGGGTCCGGCATCATCGAGGCGGTGGCCGAGCTGCGCATGGCGGGGCTGATGGATGAAAGCGGGCTCATTGGCTCCGCCGAGGCGACCGGGACCGCGCGGATGGTGGCCGAGGGGCGGACGCATTCGTATCTCATCTATGACGCCACGGACGAGGGTGGTCCGCGCATCACCGTGACGCAGGGTGACATTCGGGCGATCCAGCTAGCGAAGTCGGCGCTTTACGCCGGGGCGCGGTTGTTGATGGACGAGCGGGGCGTGGACAAGGTGGACCGGGTCGTGCTGGCTGGGGCCTTTGGCGCGCATATCAGTGCCAAGCACGCGATGGTTCTGGGGATGATCCCCGACGTGCCGCTGGACAAAGTGACCAGCGCGGGCAACGCGGCCGGCACGGGCGCGCGGATCGCCTTGTGCAACGTGGGCGCGCGGCGCGAGATCGAGCGGGTGGTGCGCGAAATCACGAAGGTCGAGACCGCGATCGAACCCAAGTTCCAGGAGCATTTCGTGGCCGCCAACGCCATTCCGCACAAGACCGACCCGTTCCCGGAACTGGCGAAGGTCGCGCCGTTGCCGAACCCGTCGTTCAATACCGGCGGGGCCGAAGATGGCGCGCGCCGTCGGCGGCGGCGAGGCTGA
- the aroA gene encoding 3-phosphoshikimate 1-carboxyvinyltransferase, with translation MSGHGAPVPMQSSLSSGLKGEAHVPGDKSISHRSLILGALSVGETVVTGLLEGEDVLDTAKAMRAMGAEVERDADGVWHVHGVGVGGFAEPGQVIDCGNSGTGVRLIMGAMATSPITATFTGDASLNGRPMARVTDPLALFGARAVGREGGRLPMTIVGAREPVPVRYEVPVPSAQVKSAVLLAGLNAPGQTVVIEREATRDHTERMLAGFGAEISTEVTDEGRVITLTGQPELTPQTIVVPRDPSSAAFPVCAALITEGSNVLVPNIGLNPTRAGLFTTLREMGADLTYENEREEGGEPVADLRVRFSPDMKGIEVPPERAASMIDEYPVLSVVAACATGRTVMRGVKELRVKESDRIDAMASGLRACGVTVEDGEDWWIVEGMGAGGVPGGATCASHLDHRIAMSFLVLGLASKDPVTVDDGGPIATSFPVFEALMSALGAKITRI, from the coding sequence ATGTCTGGTCATGGCGCGCCCGTTCCGATGCAATCCAGCCTGTCCTCCGGCCTGAAAGGCGAGGCGCATGTGCCCGGCGACAAGTCGATCTCGCATCGCAGCCTGATCCTGGGGGCGCTTAGCGTTGGCGAGACCGTTGTGACCGGTCTGCTGGAGGGCGAGGACGTTCTGGACACGGCCAAGGCCATGCGGGCCATGGGTGCCGAGGTCGAACGAGACGCGGACGGTGTTTGGCATGTGCATGGGGTGGGTGTCGGCGGTTTCGCCGAACCGGGCCAGGTGATCGACTGTGGCAATTCGGGGACCGGCGTGCGGTTGATCATGGGGGCGATGGCGACCTCGCCCATCACCGCGACGTTCACCGGGGATGCCAGTCTGAACGGGCGGCCCATGGCGCGGGTGACGGACCCGCTGGCGCTGTTCGGTGCGCGCGCCGTGGGGCGCGAGGGCGGGCGGCTGCCGATGACCATAGTGGGCGCGCGAGAGCCGGTGCCGGTGCGCTACGAGGTGCCGGTGCCGTCGGCGCAGGTGAAATCGGCCGTGCTGCTGGCGGGGCTGAACGCCCCGGGGCAGACAGTGGTGATCGAACGCGAGGCGACGCGCGACCATACCGAGCGGATGCTGGCCGGGTTCGGGGCCGAGATATCGACCGAGGTGACCGACGAGGGCCGGGTCATTACCCTGACCGGGCAGCCGGAGTTGACGCCCCAGACCATTGTCGTGCCAAGAGACCCGTCGAGCGCGGCTTTTCCGGTCTGCGCGGCGCTGATCACTGAAGGGTCGAACGTGCTGGTGCCCAATATCGGGCTGAACCCAACGCGCGCGGGCCTGTTCACCACGCTGCGCGAGATGGGCGCTGACCTGACCTATGAGAATGAGCGCGAGGAAGGCGGCGAGCCTGTAGCGGACCTGCGGGTGCGATTCTCACCCGACATGAAGGGTATCGAGGTGCCGCCCGAACGCGCGGCGAGCATGATCGACGAATACCCCGTGCTTTCGGTGGTGGCGGCCTGTGCCACGGGGCGCACGGTGATGCGCGGCGTCAAGGAACTGCGCGTCAAGGAAAGCGACCGGATCGACGCGATGGCATCGGGTCTGCGCGCCTGTGGCGTGACGGTCGAGGATGGTGAGGACTGGTGGATCGTCGAAGGCATGGGCGCGGGCGGCGTGCCGGGCGGTGCGACCTGTGCCAGCCATCTGGATCACCGGATCGCCATGTCGTTTCTGGTGTTGGGGCTGGCCAGCAAGGACCCCGTGACGGTGGATGACGGCGGGCCGATCGCCACGTCCTTTCCGGTGTTCGAGGCGCTGATGTCCGCGCTGGGGGCAAAAATCACACGCATCTGA
- a CDS encoding RidA family protein has product MTDITRHHTAARMSQIVIHGDTIYLAGQVGNRGDSVADQTRTCLEKVEALLGEAGSDATRILQCTIWLADMADFAEMNEMWDSWVPEGHAPARACGEAKLAHPELKVELLVTAAVRKREGK; this is encoded by the coding sequence ATGACCGATATCACCCGCCATCACACCGCCGCCCGCATGAGCCAGATCGTGATCCACGGCGACACGATCTATCTGGCCGGGCAGGTGGGCAATCGCGGCGACAGCGTGGCTGACCAGACCCGCACCTGTCTTGAAAAGGTCGAGGCGCTGTTGGGCGAGGCCGGGTCGGATGCGACGCGGATATTGCAATGCACGATCTGGCTGGCCGACATGGCCGATTTCGCCGAGATGAACGAGATGTGGGATTCTTGGGTGCCTGAAGGTCACGCCCCCGCCCGGGCCTGTGGCGAGGCGAAGCTGGCGCATCCCGAGCTGAAGGTGGAACTGCTGGTGACGGCGGCGGTGCGCAAGCGCGAGGGCAAGTGA
- a CDS encoding thymidine kinase, translating to MAKLYFHYSTMNAGKSTLLLQASHNYRERGMNTHLLTAALDDRAGPARIGSRIGIGAEADTFTADDDLFARLDALLATGPLACIFVDEAQFLTETQVWQLARVVDDLNVPVMCYGLRVDFQGHLFPGSATLLALADEMREVRTICHCGKKATMVIRRDSQGNVVTDGAQIQVGGNETYESLCRRHWCEVTGDAVPTSSRYD from the coding sequence ATGGCCAAGCTCTACTTTCACTACTCAACGATGAATGCCGGCAAGTCGACCCTGCTGTTGCAAGCCAGCCACAATTACCGCGAACGTGGCATGAACACCCACCTGCTGACCGCCGCGCTCGATGATCGCGCCGGGCCCGCGCGCATCGGCTCGCGTATCGGCATTGGGGCCGAGGCCGACACCTTCACCGCCGACGACGATCTGTTCGCCCGGCTCGACGCCCTCCTGGCTACAGGCCCGCTGGCCTGCATCTTCGTCGACGAGGCGCAGTTCCTGACCGAGACGCAGGTCTGGCAACTGGCCCGCGTGGTCGATGACCTGAACGTGCCGGTCATGTGCTACGGCCTGCGCGTCGATTTCCAGGGCCATCTCTTTCCCGGCTCTGCCACGCTTCTGGCGCTGGCCGACGAAATGCGCGAGGTGCGCACCATCTGCCATTGCGGCAAGAAGGCCACGATGGTCATCCGCCGCGACTCGCAGGGAAACGTGGTGACCGACGGCGCCCAGATCCAGGTCGGCGGGAACGAGACCTACGAAAGCCTCTGCCGCCGCCACTGGTGCGAGGTCACGGGCGATGCCGTGCCCACGTCAAGCCGATATGACTAA
- a CDS encoding beta-ketoacyl-ACP synthase III, whose amino-acid sequence MFKPAITGTGVFTPKETITNDELVVAFNAYAERFNAENADAIAAGEVAAKEKSSSEFIVNASGIEQRYVMDKSGVLDPEVMHPRLRARSNEEPGVMAEMALDACGKALAQAGREAGEVDLIICAASNHERPYPAVAIEIQQLLGARGFAFDMNVACSSATFGIQAAADMVRSGSVRCAIVVSPEICSGHLEWRDRDCHFIFGDVCTALVIERAEDAKGAHFIVHSTRCATQFSNNIRNNNGFLRRTRDPELQDRRDMQFVQEGRKVFKEVLPLVSSHIAQHMADEGVEADKLKRLWLHQANKTMNDFIGRKVMGRVPEADEQPNILQDYANTSSAGSIIAFSKYSDDLQPGDTGLICSFGAGYSVGSVLVERA is encoded by the coding sequence ATGTTCAAGCCTGCGATCACCGGCACGGGTGTTTTTACGCCGAAAGAGACCATCACCAATGACGAATTGGTTGTGGCCTTCAACGCCTATGCCGAGCGGTTCAACGCGGAGAACGCGGACGCCATCGCGGCGGGAGAGGTTGCGGCCAAGGAGAAGTCCTCGTCAGAGTTCATCGTCAACGCATCGGGCATCGAGCAACGCTACGTGATGGACAAGTCCGGCGTTCTGGACCCGGAGGTCATGCACCCGAGGCTGCGGGCACGGTCCAATGAGGAGCCGGGAGTCATGGCGGAAATGGCGCTGGATGCGTGTGGCAAGGCGCTGGCGCAGGCGGGGCGCGAGGCGGGCGAGGTCGACCTGATAATTTGCGCCGCGAGCAACCATGAGCGGCCCTACCCGGCGGTGGCGATCGAGATCCAGCAGTTGCTGGGGGCGAGGGGGTTCGCATTCGACATGAACGTGGCGTGTTCCTCGGCCACGTTCGGCATTCAGGCGGCGGCCGACATGGTGCGGTCGGGCAGCGTGCGCTGTGCCATCGTGGTGAGCCCCGAGATCTGTTCGGGGCACCTGGAGTGGCGCGACCGGGATTGTCACTTCATCTTCGGGGACGTGTGCACGGCGCTCGTGATCGAGCGGGCGGAGGATGCCAAGGGCGCGCACTTCATTGTGCATTCGACGCGCTGTGCGACGCAGTTTTCCAACAACATCCGCAACAACAACGGCTTTCTGCGGCGGACGCGGGACCCGGAGCTGCAAGATCGGCGGGACATGCAGTTCGTGCAGGAGGGCCGGAAAGTGTTCAAGGAAGTGCTGCCGCTGGTCAGTTCGCATATCGCGCAGCACATGGCGGATGAGGGTGTGGAGGCCGATAAGCTGAAGCGTTTGTGGCTGCATCAGGCCAACAAGACGATGAACGATTTCATCGGGCGCAAGGTGATGGGGCGGGTGCCGGAGGCTGACGAGCAGCCGAATATCCTGCAGGATTATGCCAACACGTCATCGGCGGGTTCGATCATCGCCTTTTCAAAGTACTCGGACGACTTGCAGCCGGGCGATACCGGGCTGATCTGTTCCTTCGGGGCCGGCTACTCCGTGGGCTCGGTGCTGGTGGAGCGGGCCTAG
- a CDS encoding exopolysaccharide biosynthesis protein, producing MKGDMAHPDTSSRPITAIIDRLEDTTTRDQVTLRCMIEAFGKSSFTTAMCVPALLVTSPLSGIPLFSSACGILIASIAAQMLVGRDHLWLPSFVMNRSIGNDKMLAALRRLHRIGERIDAITRPRLRPLMTGPFRKLYQALCVLCGVLMIFLEIVPFSSSVLGMATILFATAIIVRDGVLACLGVAIMCIGASLPFFALQAM from the coding sequence GTGAAAGGCGACATGGCGCATCCCGACACCTCATCAAGACCCATCACGGCCATTATCGACCGGCTGGAGGACACCACGACACGGGATCAAGTGACCCTGCGCTGCATGATCGAGGCCTTCGGCAAAAGTTCTTTCACCACCGCGATGTGCGTGCCCGCGCTGCTGGTCACCTCGCCGCTCAGCGGAATCCCCCTGTTCTCCAGCGCCTGCGGTATCCTCATCGCCTCGATCGCCGCACAGATGCTGGTGGGCCGGGATCACCTCTGGCTGCCCTCCTTCGTGATGAACCGAAGCATTGGTAACGACAAGATGCTGGCCGCGCTCCGGCGCCTGCACCGGATAGGCGAAAGGATCGACGCCATCACCCGCCCCCGCCTCAGGCCCCTGATGACCGGACCCTTCCGCAAGCTCTACCAGGCGCTTTGCGTGCTCTGTGGCGTCCTGATGATCTTCCTCGAAATCGTGCCGTTTTCGTCCTCGGTCCTCGGCATGGCAACGATCTTGTTTGCCACGGCGATCATCGTGCGCGACGGGGTGCTGGCCTGCCTCGGGGTCGCCATCATGTGCATCGGCGCCAGCCTGCCGTTCTTCGCGCTTCAGGCGATGTAG
- a CDS encoding D-glycerate dehydrogenase yields the protein MKRVYFTRPLPESVADMAREHFDVEMREENTPLKIGQMRAALNLYDGVLMMFGDTFSSEVFREAQNPRCKVLANYGVGINHIDLAAARSAGVHVTNVPGAVTEATADIGMTLIMMSARRAGEGERMVRAGKWPGWNPTQLLGTHVTGKTVGIIGMGRIGGAIAKRCHHGFGMDVIYTARSDKDPGFPCERVELEDLLARADFAVVAVPVSPETRHLIDADALALMPRHAHLINIARGDIVDEAALIAALQEGRIRGAGLDVYENEPEVPDALKAMENVVLLPHMGTSTLEVREKMGRVAVENLRAALAGETPPNLVN from the coding sequence TTGAAACGGGTCTATTTCACGCGGCCCCTGCCCGAAAGCGTGGCGGACATGGCGCGCGAGCATTTCGACGTGGAGATGCGCGAGGAGAACACGCCGTTGAAGATCGGGCAGATGCGCGCGGCGCTGAACCTGTATGACGGTGTGCTGATGATGTTCGGCGACACTTTTTCGTCCGAGGTGTTCCGCGAGGCGCAGAATCCGCGGTGCAAGGTGCTGGCGAATTATGGCGTTGGGATCAACCATATCGATCTGGCCGCAGCGCGGTCGGCGGGGGTGCATGTGACCAACGTGCCGGGCGCCGTCACTGAGGCCACGGCGGATATCGGCATGACGCTGATCATGATGAGCGCGCGCCGTGCGGGCGAGGGCGAGCGCATGGTGCGGGCGGGCAAGTGGCCCGGCTGGAACCCGACGCAACTCTTGGGCACGCATGTGACGGGCAAGACCGTAGGGATCATCGGCATGGGCCGGATTGGTGGTGCGATTGCAAAGCGCTGTCACCACGGGTTCGGGATGGACGTGATCTATACCGCGCGGAGCGACAAGGATCCGGGATTTCCATGCGAGCGTGTGGAACTGGAAGACCTGTTGGCCCGAGCGGATTTCGCGGTGGTGGCGGTGCCGGTCAGCCCGGAGACGCGGCACCTGATCGACGCGGATGCGCTTGCATTGATGCCGAGGCACGCGCACCTGATCAACATCGCGCGGGGCGACATCGTGGACGAGGCCGCGCTGATCGCCGCGTTGCAGGAAGGGCGGATCCGGGGCGCGGGGCTGGACGTCTATGAGAACGAGCCCGAGGTGCCGGACGCGCTGAAGGCGATGGAGAACGTGGTGTTGCTGCCGCATATGGGCACCTCGACGCTGGAGGTCCGCGAGAAGATGGGGCGCGTGGCGGTCGAGAACCTGCGCGCGGCCCTGGCCGGGGAGACGCCGCCGAACCTTGTGAATTGA
- a CDS encoding tRNA-binding protein, with product MADEITFDDFLKVDIRVGKITRAEPFPEAKKPAIKLWVDFGIELGEKKSSAQITKHYEPEALVGKQVMAVVNFPPRQIGPVMSEVLVLGVSDAEGGIVLLSPDLDVPVGGRMH from the coding sequence GTGGCTGACGAGATCACGTTCGACGATTTCCTGAAGGTGGACATCCGGGTGGGCAAGATCACGCGGGCCGAGCCGTTTCCCGAGGCGAAGAAGCCTGCGATCAAGCTGTGGGTCGATTTCGGGATTGAGCTGGGCGAGAAGAAAAGCTCGGCGCAGATCACCAAGCACTACGAGCCCGAAGCGCTGGTCGGCAAGCAGGTGATGGCGGTGGTGAACTTTCCGCCGCGCCAGATCGGGCCGGTAATGTCCGAGGTGCTGGTGCTGGGCGTGAGCGACGCGGAGGGCGGGATCGTCCTTTTGTCGCCGGATCTGGATGTGCCTGTCGGAGGGCGGATGCATTGA
- the proC gene encoding pyrroline-5-carboxylate reductase, translated as MDMQHVADKGLVLLGCGKMGSAMLAGWLERDLPPASVWVIDPKPSDWLKKTGVHLNADLPERPAIVLIAVKPQMMGEALPTIAAMGGGGTLFVSVAAGTPIEAFEAAFGSDSPIIRAMPNTPAAVGRGITAIVGNDEVNADQMDLAEALLKAVGQVVRLEGEHQMDAVTGVSGSGPAYVFHMIECMAKAGEAEGLAPELAMQLAQATVAGAGTLAEAADETPAQLRENVTSPNGTTQAGLEVLMDEDTGLPPLMAATVKAAADRSKELRRG; from the coding sequence ATGGATATGCAGCATGTGGCCGACAAGGGCCTGGTCCTGCTGGGCTGTGGCAAGATGGGGTCGGCGATGCTGGCCGGGTGGCTGGAGCGCGACCTGCCGCCTGCCTCGGTCTGGGTGATCGACCCCAAGCCGTCGGACTGGTTGAAAAAGACGGGTGTGCATCTGAACGCCGATCTGCCCGAGCGCCCGGCCATCGTGCTTATCGCCGTGAAACCGCAGATGATGGGCGAGGCGCTGCCCACGATTGCCGCCATGGGCGGGGGCGGGACGCTGTTTGTTTCGGTCGCCGCGGGCACGCCAATCGAGGCGTTCGAAGCGGCGTTCGGCAGTGACAGCCCGATCATTCGCGCCATGCCCAATACCCCAGCCGCCGTGGGCCGGGGCATTACCGCCATCGTCGGCAACGACGAAGTGAACGCGGACCAGATGGATCTGGCCGAGGCGTTGTTGAAAGCCGTGGGGCAGGTTGTGCGGCTGGAAGGCGAGCACCAGATGGACGCGGTCACGGGCGTGTCGGGGTCGGGCCCGGCCTACGTGTTTCACATGATCGAATGCATGGCCAAGGCGGGCGAGGCCGAAGGGCTGGCACCGGAGCTGGCGATGCAACTGGCGCAGGCCACGGTGGCGGGCGCGGGGACGCTGGCCGAGGCGGCGGACGAGACGCCGGCGCAGCTGCGCGAAAACGTCACCAGCCCAAATGGTACCACGCAAGCCGGGCTGGAGGTGCTGATGGATGAGGACACCGGCCTGCCGCCGTTGATGGCCGCGACGGTGAAGGCCGCCGCCGACCGCTCGAAGGAGTTGCGCCGTGGCTGA
- a CDS encoding YbjN domain-containing protein, translating into MALSEQYFSEDLHPIDIVEHLAEHHDWDFDRIGDDQIAMAVEGQWRTYSITLAWSAYDETLRMVCTFEMEPPEDKLPALYHVLNDVNDQCWAGAFTFWAEQQLMVYRYGLVMTGAQAISPEQVDTLIGAAVMSAERFYPALQLVVWGDREPKEALQIAIGEAYGRA; encoded by the coding sequence ATGGCACTTTCCGAGCAGTACTTTTCAGAAGACCTTCATCCCATCGACATCGTCGAACACCTGGCCGAGCATCACGACTGGGATTTCGACCGGATCGGCGACGACCAGATCGCGATGGCGGTGGAAGGACAGTGGCGGACCTATTCGATCACGCTGGCCTGGTCGGCCTATGACGAGACGCTGCGCATGGTCTGTACTTTCGAGATGGAGCCGCCCGAGGACAAGCTGCCGGCGCTGTACCACGTGCTGAACGACGTGAATGACCAGTGCTGGGCCGGTGCCTTTACCTTCTGGGCCGAGCAGCAGTTGATGGTCTATCGCTACGGGTTGGTGATGACGGGCGCGCAGGCGATCAGCCCCGAGCAGGTCGACACGCTGATCGGCGCGGCGGTGATGAGCGCCGAGCGGTTCTATCCGGCGCTGCAACTGGTGGTGTGGGGCGACCGGGAGCCGAAAGAGGCGCTGCAGATTGCCATCGGCGAGGCGTATGGCCGGGCCTGA
- a CDS encoding VWA domain-containing protein, translated as MRSLVVWAAGVAMAVPALAQEGSVDCQAVLNDVLADRPTEYQSCVAKIVPVELRQCEAPQTARGRPSSHILLAVDASGSMAGRIGGETKMAAAKREALGFLSDMPEEVSVGLVVYGHKGNNEESGKAESCAASELVHGFDAPRAALEASIGALEPVGWTPLDGVLAYSAEVVAGLEPPKESDLAPVVYLISDGEETCDGDPAAQAAALYEAGVRTTVNTIGFDVDAETAAQLEAIAEAAGGTYYPADDVAALRRQLDAIKAAEASLARYRNCVNANLGRIAVPYHNARVALAGCYARNDPMKRKSALINRARKAERDATPEAACAEILTAHALEIEIDGGFLIGRFKALGEEADAKMDAYREEMRLDAE; from the coding sequence ATGCGCAGTTTGGTGGTTTGGGCGGCGGGTGTCGCGATGGCAGTGCCAGCGCTGGCGCAGGAGGGCAGCGTCGACTGCCAGGCGGTGCTGAACGACGTGCTGGCGGACCGTCCCACGGAATACCAATCCTGCGTGGCAAAGATCGTGCCGGTCGAGCTGCGCCAGTGCGAGGCACCGCAGACGGCACGCGGACGGCCCAGCAGCCATATCCTTTTGGCCGTTGACGCCTCGGGGTCCATGGCGGGGCGCATCGGGGGCGAGACCAAGATGGCGGCGGCCAAGCGCGAGGCGCTGGGCTTTCTGTCCGACATGCCCGAGGAGGTTTCGGTCGGTCTGGTGGTCTATGGCCACAAGGGGAACAACGAGGAGTCCGGCAAGGCGGAGTCTTGCGCGGCATCGGAGTTGGTGCACGGGTTCGATGCGCCGCGAGCGGCGCTAGAGGCGAGCATCGGGGCGTTGGAGCCGGTGGGCTGGACGCCCCTGGACGGTGTGCTGGCTTACTCGGCGGAGGTGGTCGCGGGGCTGGAGCCGCCCAAGGAGAGTGATCTGGCGCCTGTGGTTTACCTGATCTCCGACGGGGAAGAGACCTGTGACGGGGATCCGGCGGCGCAGGCGGCGGCGCTTTATGAGGCGGGCGTGCGCACGACGGTCAACACGATCGGGTTCGATGTGGATGCCGAGACGGCGGCGCAGCTGGAGGCCATCGCCGAGGCGGCGGGCGGAACCTATTACCCGGCGGACGACGTGGCCGCGTTGCGCCGGCAGCTTGATGCGATCAAGGCGGCGGAGGCGTCGCTGGCGCGGTACCGCAATTGCGTGAATGCCAATCTGGGCCGGATCGCGGTGCCCTATCACAACGCGCGGGTCGCGCTGGCGGGATGCTACGCGCGGAACGATCCGATGAAGAGAAAGTCGGCCCTGATCAACCGGGCGCGCAAGGCTGAGCGTGATGCCACGCCCGAGGCGGCCTGCGCGGAGATCCTGACGGCGCATGCGCTTGAGATCGAGATCGACGGCGGCTTCCTGATCGGGCGGTTCAAGGCCTTGGGCGAAGAGGCGGATGCCAAGATGGACGCCTATCGCGAAGAGATGCGGCTGGACGCGGAGTAG
- a CDS encoding accessory factor UbiK family protein, with amino-acid sequence MQTRNKVLDDISQLMTNAMGVAQGARQEAETAMSSMVDRWLADRDFVTREEFDAVRAMAQKAREENEALKARLDALEKSAK; translated from the coding sequence ATGCAGACGCGCAACAAGGTTCTGGACGATATCAGCCAGCTGATGACGAACGCCATGGGCGTGGCGCAGGGCGCCCGGCAAGAAGCCGAGACGGCGATGTCTTCGATGGTGGACCGCTGGCTGGCCGACCGCGATTTCGTCACCCGCGAGGAATTCGACGCGGTGCGCGCCATGGCGCAGAAGGCCCGCGAGGAGAACGAGGCGCTGAAGGCGCGGCTGGACGCGCTGGAGAAAAGCGCGAAATAA